One Scyliorhinus canicula chromosome 12, sScyCan1.1, whole genome shotgun sequence genomic region harbors:
- the bcl2l10 gene encoding bcl-2-like protein 10: MREGVKEEALLLARYYLQHCLSSAREPRPPSKTAFTLRKVADQMVEQHQAAFSNMKSRFDNGLQMAARPRKAAAGPEGEAAAASAPGPAREETDTATAAADFLRRVVEEMSADEKMNWGRVVSIFAFAGVLGRHLRDSGIVMSSEAGPSPVDSLAESVANYLGKERREWIEQNGGWEGFLRFFGSDDHWQESTVRNMLITVAGFGIAGLACLLAVR, encoded by the exons CGTGAAGGAGGAAGCGCTGTTGCTGGCCCGCTACTACCTGCAGCACTGCCTGAGCTCGGCCCGGGAGCCGAGGCCGCCCAGCAAGACGGCCTTCACCCTCCGCAAAGTGGCCGACCAGATGGTGGAGCAGCACCAGGCCGCTTTCAGCAACATGAAGAGCCGCTTCGACAACGGCCTCCAGATGGCGGCCAGGCCGCGGAAGGCGGCGGCTGGGCCCGAAGGCGAAGCGGCGGCAGCCTCGGCTCCGGGCCCGGCCCGGGAGGAGACCGACACCGCCACGGCGGCGGCCGACTTCCTGCGCCGGGTGGTGGAGGAGATGTCCGCCGACGAGAAGATGAACTGGGGCCGGGTGGTGAGCATCTTCGCCTTCGCCGGGGTGCTGGGCCGGCACCTGAGGGACTCGGGCATCGTCATGAGCTCGGAGGCCGGCCCCAGCCCTGTGGATTCGCTGGCGGAGAGTGTGGCCAACTACCTGGGCAAGGAGCGGCGAGAGTGGATTGAACAGAACGGGGGCTGG GAGGGATTTCTCAGATTCTTTGGCAGTGATGACCATTGGCAAGAGTCAACAGTACGCAATATGCTGATAACAGTTGCTGGGTTTGGCATAGCTGGGTTAGCTTGCCTTCTTGCTGTACGATAG